The Pseudarthrobacter sp. NS4 genome includes a window with the following:
- a CDS encoding ROK family transcriptional regulator, whose protein sequence is MSATPRSTRSKPKNPGSQSALRQLNQQRIIESLMGGPSTQAELARQTGLSTATVSNIVKIMLDSGLASTEPITSSGRRALNVRLNSNGAVAVGIDFGRRHLRVVLASLSYHVIAEESVMLPLGHQAQEGIQAAVVLLEKLLQESGVDRSAVVGAGVGIPGPIDRRTGTVAQGAILPEWVGINILQHLEQTLRIPVFVDNDANLGAWSEVTWGQHTGVSNLLFLKIGSGIGAGLILNGAPYYGNVGITGEIGHATIHEQGLVCRCGNRGCLETIASTTTMIELLSRGEDRPLTPADIVRKALDRDPATLRVVDDAGLSVGRALGNVANLINPEVIVVGGPLAGLGDLLLEPIRRGLVRHAVPVIGESTTLTMSSLGDRAEALGAAALVFQHAGIRKT, encoded by the coding sequence ATGTCCGCAACCCCGCGCTCAACGAGGAGCAAGCCGAAAAATCCAGGTTCACAGTCTGCCCTGCGGCAGCTGAACCAGCAACGGATTATCGAAAGCCTCATGGGCGGACCCTCCACCCAGGCCGAACTGGCCCGGCAAACCGGCCTTTCCACAGCCACCGTCTCAAACATCGTCAAAATCATGCTGGACTCCGGGCTTGCATCCACGGAACCCATCACCAGTTCAGGCCGCCGCGCACTCAACGTCAGGCTCAACAGCAACGGCGCAGTCGCCGTGGGAATAGACTTTGGCCGCCGCCACCTCCGGGTAGTCCTGGCCTCCTTGAGCTACCACGTCATCGCGGAAGAATCCGTCATGCTTCCGCTTGGCCACCAGGCCCAGGAAGGGATCCAGGCCGCAGTGGTCCTGCTGGAAAAACTGCTGCAGGAAAGCGGCGTCGACCGCTCCGCAGTGGTGGGGGCCGGCGTCGGAATTCCTGGCCCCATCGACCGGCGGACGGGAACCGTGGCACAAGGCGCGATCCTTCCTGAATGGGTGGGGATCAATATTCTTCAGCATCTTGAGCAAACCTTGAGAATCCCTGTGTTTGTTGACAACGACGCCAACCTTGGGGCCTGGTCCGAGGTGACCTGGGGACAGCATACCGGGGTCAGCAACCTGCTGTTCCTGAAGATCGGTTCCGGCATCGGCGCAGGCCTCATCCTCAACGGCGCACCCTATTACGGGAACGTTGGAATCACCGGAGAAATCGGCCATGCAACCATCCACGAGCAAGGCCTGGTGTGCCGCTGCGGCAACCGCGGCTGCCTGGAGACCATTGCATCCACCACCACAATGATCGAGCTCCTTAGCCGGGGCGAGGACCGGCCGTTGACGCCGGCGGATATCGTGCGGAAAGCCCTGGACCGGGACCCCGCCACGCTCCGCGTCGTGGATGACGCGGGCCTCTCCGTAGGCCGCGCCCTGGGCAACGTGGCCAACCTCATCAACCCCGAAGTGATTGTGGTGGGAGGACCGCTGGCCGGACTCGGCGACCTCCTGCTGGAGCCCATCCGGCGGGGCCTGGTACGGCATGCCGTCCCCGTAATCGGCGAGAGCACGACGCTCACCATGTCCTCACTGGGAGACCGTGCGGAGGCCCTCGGCGCAGCTGCCCTCGTCTTCCAGCATGCCGGGATCAGAAAGACCTAG
- a CDS encoding nitrilase-related carbon-nitrogen hydrolase gives MLLALLQANAAVLDIDANCAAIDAAARAASAAGAAVLVTPELFPVGYAPGRVRSGLDPAILPPLHERLAGIARRNSIGLVYSLPRVTAEGDWQISATLLDADGTALLGYGKVHLFGPDERAAFAPAAERPAVVDFHGMPTSMVICYDVEFPEAVRAAASGGAELLLVPTALAHGFDDVPQVLLRARALESQLTIAYANHSGVEDGCRFLGGSVIAGPDGKLLAAAGEEPELLFAEVDPEAARRERATVPYLDERRPDVYRSWDA, from the coding sequence GTGCTGCTGGCACTTCTGCAGGCGAACGCTGCGGTCCTTGATATTGACGCCAACTGTGCCGCCATTGACGCCGCTGCCCGGGCAGCGTCAGCGGCCGGCGCCGCGGTACTGGTGACACCCGAGCTTTTCCCGGTGGGGTACGCCCCGGGCCGCGTCCGCTCGGGGCTGGATCCGGCCATCCTGCCACCGCTTCATGAGCGGCTCGCCGGCATCGCCCGCCGCAACAGCATCGGACTGGTGTACAGCCTTCCCCGCGTCACTGCCGAGGGGGACTGGCAGATCAGCGCCACCTTGCTGGACGCCGACGGCACAGCATTGCTGGGCTACGGCAAGGTTCATCTGTTCGGCCCCGATGAACGCGCGGCCTTCGCCCCCGCAGCGGAGCGTCCCGCCGTCGTCGACTTTCATGGCATGCCCACCTCCATGGTGATCTGCTATGACGTGGAATTCCCCGAGGCCGTGCGTGCCGCGGCTTCCGGCGGCGCCGAACTGCTGCTGGTGCCCACCGCCCTGGCCCACGGATTCGACGACGTTCCCCAGGTCCTGCTGCGGGCGCGGGCGCTGGAAAGCCAGCTGACCATCGCCTACGCCAACCATTCCGGCGTCGAGGACGGCTGCAGGTTCCTTGGCGGCAGCGTGATCGCCGGTCCGGACGGAAAGCTGCTGGCAGCAGCCGGTGAGGAGCCGGAACTCCTCTTCGCCGAGGTGGACCCGGAGGCGGCCCGGCGTGAGCGGGCAACCGTGCCTTACCTCGACGAGCGCCGCCCGGACGTCTACCGGTCCTGGGACGCCTGA
- a CDS encoding PucR family transcriptional regulator has translation MRRNAPVIDGSAAELADQLDAVTLGQFLAALPADVAVVHDAGNRHAPLRWVEPSELEDPTPYLLDGEFVLTAGLPFRQGSTGRKDDGGNTAGSDGSGSRAGADEYVRRLVAAGVAALGFGLEPYYDAVPGDVVAACRDHGLTLVEVPASVPFAALGLEFSKLLESGNAQVFRQLAETNRHLMRAVLSARPEHELLSALTQRVPVWAVLVGADGRMRARAGAAVELSTLQPLLKRLLAGSGPRVETEAFDVPGSALVFGHPLRSSRDATLGGLVLGADRPLTPAQNSVVSSVVGLLELLVRQRTSGSLAPSQLATALLLHPESLAGGSSRELNSMRDLLAQSVSGTRTGPVRVIQGIRTEAAAAADSPVRELLQWRRLFDTKMVELTGYGFAAVTRLKVDEQLLAEVEQLGWRLVVGQPAELPGLAAAYRRATALRPRVSATGRSVREEELTWSVTGLLGSDAGAMLAARLLAPVLDQEPERRASQLQVLRSWLAANGNWDATAKDLGLHRNSVRRQVNALAELLDMDLGQASSRAELWIALQFAGSTAALDDVAGSAQASQDR, from the coding sequence ATGAGACGCAATGCACCAGTCATCGATGGGAGCGCAGCCGAGTTGGCCGACCAGCTGGACGCCGTGACACTCGGCCAGTTCCTGGCCGCACTGCCCGCGGACGTGGCCGTGGTGCACGACGCCGGCAACCGCCACGCGCCCCTGCGCTGGGTGGAACCGAGCGAGCTGGAGGACCCCACGCCGTACCTGCTGGACGGTGAGTTCGTACTGACGGCCGGCCTGCCATTCCGCCAGGGCAGCACCGGCAGAAAGGACGACGGCGGCAACACCGCAGGCAGCGACGGCAGCGGGAGCCGCGCGGGGGCTGACGAGTACGTCCGCCGACTTGTCGCCGCCGGAGTCGCGGCGCTGGGATTCGGACTGGAACCCTACTACGATGCGGTGCCCGGCGATGTGGTGGCCGCCTGCCGCGATCACGGCCTCACCCTGGTTGAAGTGCCGGCAAGCGTCCCGTTCGCCGCGCTTGGACTCGAGTTTTCCAAGCTGCTGGAGTCCGGCAACGCCCAGGTGTTCAGGCAGCTCGCGGAAACCAACCGGCACCTCATGCGCGCCGTCCTTTCGGCCCGGCCGGAACATGAGCTATTGTCCGCACTGACCCAGCGGGTTCCCGTGTGGGCCGTCCTGGTCGGCGCGGACGGCAGGATGCGCGCCCGGGCCGGTGCCGCCGTCGAACTTTCCACGCTCCAGCCTTTGCTCAAAAGGCTCCTCGCAGGAAGCGGCCCGCGGGTGGAAACCGAGGCATTCGATGTGCCCGGCTCGGCGCTGGTGTTCGGCCATCCCCTGCGGAGCAGCAGGGATGCCACGCTCGGCGGCCTGGTACTGGGGGCGGACCGGCCGCTCACCCCTGCCCAGAACAGCGTGGTCTCCTCAGTGGTGGGCCTCTTGGAGCTGCTGGTCCGGCAGCGGACCAGCGGCTCCCTGGCTCCCAGCCAGCTGGCCACCGCCCTGCTGCTGCACCCGGAAAGCCTGGCAGGCGGAAGCAGCAGGGAGCTGAACAGCATGAGGGACCTGTTGGCGCAGAGTGTTTCCGGTACCCGGACCGGGCCGGTCCGGGTGATCCAGGGCATCCGGACGGAAGCTGCGGCAGCGGCAGACAGTCCGGTCCGGGAGCTGCTCCAGTGGCGGAGGCTGTTCGACACCAAGATGGTGGAACTGACCGGGTACGGGTTTGCGGCGGTAACACGGCTGAAGGTTGATGAGCAGCTTCTGGCGGAGGTGGAGCAGCTGGGCTGGCGGCTGGTGGTCGGCCAGCCCGCGGAACTTCCGGGACTGGCTGCAGCGTATCGGAGGGCCACGGCGTTGCGGCCCAGGGTTTCGGCCACCGGCAGATCTGTTCGCGAAGAGGAACTGACGTGGTCGGTCACCGGTTTGCTGGGCAGCGATGCGGGCGCCATGCTGGCCGCCCGGCTCCTGGCACCTGTGCTGGACCAGGAACCCGAGCGCCGGGCCTCCCAGCTCCAGGTCCTCCGGTCCTGGCTGGCCGCCAACGGCAACTGGGATGCCACGGCCAAGGACCTGGGCCTGCACCGGAACAGCGTCCGCCGCCAGGTCAACGCCCTGGCGGAGCTCCTGGACATGGACCTGGGACAGGCGTCCTCCCGAGCCGAGTTGTGGATTGCCCTGCAGTTTGCCGGCAGCACTGCGGCTTTGGATGATGTGGCCGGAAGCGCTCAGGCGTCCCAGGACCGGTAG
- a CDS encoding amino acid permease, with the protein MTVPTLSGQLPARPAGRPALGAQLLRRKPIAQMVSEAENNGGGPRLVRSFGVVQLTMISVGATLGTGILVILGESVPLAGPAIWISFAIAGLAALLSAVSYAEMAGLVPASGSSYSYTYATMGEGMAWICGWCLVLEYAVSVAAVAVGAGQYVNETLAVFGSVLPDAVSQPPGAGGVVNIPAMVIVVLATMLLVRGAKESAWINTTIVIIKVGILLFFCAVAFTAFNAGNFEPLLPMGAAGVSAAASTVFFSYIGFDAASTAGEEARNPKRDLPRAIMLSMLIVTTIYVLVAVAAIGARPWGWFDGTDAALVRILEEITGQPWIVLVFAAGAVLAIASIVLIVLYGQTRILLSMSRDGLIPKIFGRVSRRTGTPVAGTLLVGSAVALTAGLVPLGALADATSIGTLFAFALVNVAVIYLRRTRPELERTFRVPLFPLTPILGALMCGYLMANLGADTWVTFAVWMLVGIAAYFGYGRRNSRVAALGNEEYLELSAPSAMHQSAKS; encoded by the coding sequence ATGACTGTGCCTACACTCTCCGGCCAGCTACCGGCCCGCCCGGCTGGCCGTCCCGCGCTTGGTGCGCAGCTGCTGCGCCGCAAGCCGATCGCCCAAATGGTCAGCGAGGCCGAAAACAACGGCGGCGGGCCCCGCCTGGTCCGGAGTTTCGGTGTGGTGCAGCTGACCATGATCTCGGTGGGCGCCACGCTGGGTACAGGAATCCTGGTCATCCTGGGTGAGTCTGTTCCTCTGGCCGGCCCGGCTATCTGGATCTCCTTCGCGATCGCAGGCCTTGCCGCCCTGCTGTCCGCCGTTTCCTATGCGGAAATGGCGGGCCTGGTCCCGGCGTCCGGCTCCAGCTACTCCTACACCTACGCCACCATGGGGGAAGGCATGGCCTGGATCTGCGGCTGGTGCCTGGTGCTGGAGTACGCCGTCTCTGTGGCCGCCGTCGCGGTGGGCGCAGGGCAGTATGTCAATGAGACCCTGGCGGTGTTCGGTTCGGTCCTCCCGGACGCGGTCTCACAGCCCCCCGGCGCCGGCGGCGTGGTCAACATACCGGCCATGGTGATCGTGGTCCTGGCAACCATGCTCCTGGTCCGGGGAGCGAAGGAGAGCGCCTGGATCAACACCACGATCGTCATCATCAAGGTGGGCATCCTCCTCTTCTTCTGCGCCGTGGCGTTCACCGCCTTCAACGCGGGCAACTTCGAGCCCTTACTGCCGATGGGTGCTGCCGGCGTCTCGGCAGCGGCCTCCACCGTCTTCTTTTCCTACATCGGCTTCGACGCCGCCTCCACCGCCGGCGAGGAAGCCCGTAATCCAAAGCGGGACCTGCCGCGCGCCATCATGCTGTCCATGCTGATCGTCACCACCATTTACGTCCTGGTGGCAGTGGCGGCGATCGGCGCCCGCCCCTGGGGCTGGTTCGATGGAACCGATGCCGCGCTGGTCCGGATTCTCGAAGAGATCACCGGCCAGCCGTGGATTGTGCTGGTTTTCGCCGCCGGAGCAGTGCTGGCGATTGCGAGCATCGTGCTGATTGTCCTCTACGGCCAAACGCGAATCCTGCTGTCCATGTCCCGCGACGGGCTCATTCCCAAGATCTTCGGCCGCGTTTCCCGCCGGACCGGCACCCCCGTGGCCGGCACGCTCCTGGTGGGCAGCGCCGTCGCACTCACCGCCGGGCTGGTACCGCTTGGTGCACTCGCAGACGCCACCAGCATCGGCACCCTGTTTGCCTTCGCGCTGGTCAACGTCGCGGTCATCTACCTTCGCCGTACGCGTCCTGAACTGGAGCGGACCTTCCGGGTGCCGCTCTTCCCGCTCACGCCGATCCTTGGCGCCCTGATGTGCGGCTACCTCATGGCAAACCTCGGGGCCGACACCTGGGTGACCTTCGCCGTCTGGATGCTGGTGGGCATAGCCGCCTACTTCGGCTACGGACGCCGGAATTCAAGGGTGGCGGCGCTGGGCAACGAGGAATACCTTGAGTTGTCCGCCCCGTCCGCCATGCACCAATCCGCCAAGTCCTGA